A part of Synechococcus sp. KORDI-49 genomic DNA contains:
- a CDS encoding ATP-dependent RecD-like DNA helicase: protein MTGSNWPAGFAAAVHAVLVRHRPPSETDAALEQLSTDLVAALEQGELSLPLTAERRAVARSSGWLTGEAAPLMVEGERIGWRRWLTAMQAVVDQLLERASRPVPVSRSGALPDLPRGLNHEQRQAVLAPDHLSVVLLSGGPGTGKTSTVVEMLQRARARHPDLRIGLAAPTGKASRRLADAVRPRCPDLPCSTLHRWLEASSAGFRRNRSRPLELDLLVIDEMSMLDLALMQALLEALPSGCRLILVGDPAQLPPVGSGAVWHRLQDPDVRDRFGPAAVQLMHVYRNRGALAQLASRLREDGLEGFAQELDGLPPAANVLHRREPLQRLPLALRKSWPSRLERLAQLASGLEMMQEADLEEASQPLLRELEHDLVLCPRRQGRWSLEDVHRTLLGAAGVQDPWSWPVGLPVICGSNQPELGLANGDLGVKLGLGEGSCLLFRVLGADGSVVVRRLHPARLQRVEPAVALTIHRAQGSEADGVTVLWPHSLQSDPLDRHASRLLYTAITRARDTLELITPD, encoded by the coding sequence GTGACCGGAAGCAACTGGCCCGCCGGTTTCGCCGCAGCAGTGCATGCGGTGCTGGTGCGGCATCGACCGCCGTCCGAGACGGATGCCGCTCTCGAACAGCTCAGTACCGATCTCGTGGCGGCTCTTGAGCAAGGCGAGCTTTCACTGCCGCTGACGGCGGAGCGCCGGGCAGTGGCGCGATCCAGCGGCTGGCTGACTGGCGAGGCGGCGCCGCTGATGGTGGAGGGGGAGCGGATCGGCTGGCGCCGCTGGCTCACAGCGATGCAGGCGGTGGTGGATCAGCTGTTGGAGCGGGCTTCCAGGCCTGTGCCTGTCTCCCGCTCCGGTGCGCTTCCGGATCTGCCGCGGGGCCTGAATCATGAGCAGCGCCAGGCGGTGCTGGCACCGGATCACCTGTCTGTGGTGCTGCTCAGTGGTGGACCCGGCACCGGCAAGACCAGCACCGTGGTGGAGATGCTGCAACGGGCGAGGGCCCGCCATCCGGATCTGCGCATCGGCCTGGCCGCGCCCACCGGAAAGGCATCGCGCCGTCTGGCGGATGCCGTTCGCCCCCGATGTCCTGATCTCCCATGCAGCACGCTTCATCGTTGGCTCGAGGCTTCCAGTGCTGGGTTCCGCCGCAACCGGAGCCGGCCTCTGGAGCTCGATCTCCTCGTGATCGACGAGATGTCGATGCTGGATCTGGCGTTGATGCAGGCTCTGTTGGAGGCTCTTCCCTCCGGCTGCCGCCTGATCCTGGTGGGAGATCCGGCACAACTGCCGCCGGTGGGCAGCGGTGCGGTCTGGCATCGGCTTCAGGACCCTGACGTGCGGGACCGCTTCGGGCCTGCTGCGGTGCAACTAATGCACGTCTACCGCAATCGCGGCGCCCTTGCTCAGCTGGCCAGCAGGCTTCGCGAGGACGGTCTGGAGGGATTCGCGCAGGAACTGGATGGATTGCCGCCGGCAGCGAACGTGCTGCATCGACGGGAACCTCTGCAGCGACTGCCGTTGGCGCTGCGGAAGAGCTGGCCCTCGCGTTTGGAGCGTCTGGCTCAGCTGGCATCAGGCCTCGAGATGATGCAGGAGGCCGATCTGGAGGAGGCGTCCCAGCCATTGCTCAGGGAGCTCGAGCACGATCTGGTGCTCTGTCCCAGACGCCAGGGGCGCTGGAGCCTTGAGGATGTTCATCGCACCCTGCTGGGAGCGGCCGGCGTCCAGGACCCCTGGAGTTGGCCGGTCGGTCTACCGGTGATCTGCGGCAGCAATCAGCCGGAACTTGGGCTCGCCAACGGCGATCTCGGCGTCAAGCTCGGGCTTGGAGAGGGCTCCTGTCTGCTGTTCCGTGTGCTGGGCGCAGACGGCAGCGTCGTGGTGAGGCGGCTGCATCCGGCCCGGCTGCAGCGAGTGGAGCCGGCGGTGGCGCTCACCATCCACCGAGCACAGGGCAGTGAGGCGGATGGCGTCACGGTGCTTTGGCCGCATTCGCTGCAGTCCGATCCCCTGGACCGTCACGCCAGCCGGCTGCTTTACACGGCCATCACGCGTGCGCGTGACACCCTTGAGTTGATCACTCCGGACTGA
- a CDS encoding UvrD-helicase domain-containing protein, with the protein MVQRFEANSYPLVPGLRLLEASAGTGKTFALAHLCLRLITEAQHPLEQLLVVTYTEAAADELRSRIGQRFQAALEGLEALETEAAPPAADPVLENWLEHAADTTLRRQWISCLLLALEQLDRADITTIHGFCRRTLRRMALSSGAAMDPELETDSTDLLQQVVQDIWRDQLLTLPADQLIGLRQSGLSPEAMVQALRVLDGEPHPCVLAERDDFDPDEPLAAQLQLWMGRCWERFLILWKRDGESLETRFRSSAAQWKAQGCRDTKPYSGKPRTDRCALLDRWIADQNGIPSLTAIRAQKGLLRDYFHPGCWCSTARRCGESDPSLAAAELQQVMAALWDGPPERVWRFVLNRALRELAARRTRRGVISFPGLLAALDPGEEDAPWLEPLRCRYRAVMVDEFQDTDPLQWRLLRRTFAERGNHLLLLVGDPKQAIYRFRGGDLDTYLQARRQADRIDALQENFRTTPTLMRALNDLMRPGLVRSELPVPAVEPRGSAQAPPRGCPLQLLHWCGETPLTKTALVEELPLRLADAVLRLLQERDDLTPAQLCLLVSTHRQATELRRALSSRGLPTRLVSQGDVFETEAAVVLQRLLDALAQPGDERRLRLLACSPLMGWPPDDLSIDGRLDQLALRLRAWAVQMPTIGLLGCLSDLLDGERMAELSDRGRMLGDLQQAARLVQEVMHRQGLDIASAATWLRRERLHPADPVPEPRQPHSDLVESAIAVVTVHRSKGLEYPVVICPTLWEGPRVGGGPLWRDGGEGSWRLLLDSRWGRGLDLAQQEETAAMAEAERLAYVALTRARSQLVLVWARVTRQEGSPLVSWLFGADAVGQPIDQLTDERLSAELAERALAIELTSLEPPDPAPRRWRSPAPTDRLCIGAVPQRIDRRWGRSSYSAWTATSEDPARHEQGRDADPEGEEILDEVDDHWPEDGPLRDFPRGASAGDCLHRILEQVSYQPSTPDPELVEAELRRAGLDISWVPAVQQGLRLVVETPLGGPLGDLSLDQLAPEQRHPELGFDLPVEQVRTADLVKAFQAEPEARFGEDYLERLASLSVNSRGFLTGSIDLVFVDPNLRWWVLDWKSNWIGERSGDGSDDRCGPRHYTDAAMGLQMIHHHYPLQAHLYLVALHRHLRWRLPGYLPERHLGGYVYAFLRGMPGSRQPGSRAAPGRIVEPAPLRRVLALDRLLQEGGR; encoded by the coding sequence ATGGTTCAGCGGTTTGAGGCCAACAGCTATCCCCTGGTCCCAGGGCTGCGCCTGCTCGAGGCCAGCGCCGGAACCGGCAAGACCTTTGCGCTCGCCCATCTCTGCCTGCGGCTGATCACCGAAGCGCAGCATCCGCTGGAGCAGCTGCTGGTGGTCACCTACACCGAAGCTGCGGCGGACGAGCTGCGTTCACGCATCGGCCAGCGCTTCCAGGCTGCCCTCGAAGGCCTGGAAGCGCTCGAGACTGAGGCTGCTCCTCCAGCTGCCGACCCGGTTCTTGAGAACTGGTTGGAGCATGCGGCAGACACCACGCTTCGCAGGCAGTGGATCAGCTGCCTGCTTCTTGCGCTGGAACAGCTCGATCGGGCCGATATCACCACGATTCATGGCTTCTGCCGCCGCACGCTGCGGCGGATGGCCCTCAGCAGCGGGGCTGCCATGGATCCTGAGCTGGAGACCGACTCCACCGACCTGCTGCAGCAGGTGGTGCAGGACATCTGGCGTGACCAGCTGCTGACGTTGCCTGCGGATCAGCTCATTGGTCTGCGCCAAAGCGGGCTGTCTCCGGAGGCGATGGTGCAGGCCCTGCGGGTTCTGGACGGCGAGCCACATCCCTGCGTTCTCGCAGAACGGGATGACTTCGACCCCGACGAACCCCTTGCCGCTCAGCTGCAGCTCTGGATGGGGCGCTGCTGGGAGCGTTTTCTCATTCTCTGGAAGCGGGATGGCGAATCGCTCGAAACACGCTTCCGCAGCAGTGCCGCTCAGTGGAAGGCCCAGGGCTGCAGGGACACAAAGCCCTACAGCGGCAAGCCCCGCACGGATCGTTGCGCATTGCTGGATCGGTGGATTGCCGATCAGAACGGCATTCCGTCGCTGACCGCGATTCGCGCGCAGAAGGGACTTCTGCGCGACTACTTCCACCCCGGATGCTGGTGCAGTACCGCCAGACGCTGCGGCGAGAGCGATCCCTCGCTGGCGGCAGCGGAGCTGCAGCAGGTGATGGCCGCCCTCTGGGACGGACCACCTGAGCGGGTCTGGCGCTTTGTTCTGAACCGCGCGCTCCGGGAGCTTGCCGCGAGGCGGACGCGCCGCGGTGTGATCTCGTTCCCCGGGCTGCTGGCGGCCCTGGATCCGGGAGAGGAGGACGCTCCATGGCTGGAGCCGTTGCGGTGTCGTTACCGGGCCGTGATGGTGGACGAATTCCAGGACACCGATCCCTTGCAGTGGCGCTTGCTGCGCCGGACCTTTGCGGAGCGGGGGAATCATCTGCTGTTGCTGGTCGGTGATCCCAAGCAGGCCATCTACCGATTCCGAGGCGGCGACCTGGACACCTATCTCCAGGCACGCCGTCAGGCGGACCGGATTGACGCCCTTCAGGAGAACTTCCGCACCACACCGACTCTGATGCGTGCCCTGAATGATCTGATGCGCCCTGGACTGGTGCGTTCCGAACTGCCGGTGCCTGCGGTGGAGCCCCGCGGCAGTGCGCAGGCTCCTCCGCGGGGTTGCCCGCTGCAGCTGCTTCATTGGTGCGGAGAGACTCCGCTCACCAAGACGGCACTGGTCGAGGAGCTGCCACTGCGTCTGGCGGATGCCGTGCTGCGGCTCCTGCAGGAACGGGACGACCTGACGCCTGCGCAGCTCTGCCTGCTGGTCAGCACCCACCGTCAGGCCACGGAGTTGCGTCGGGCTCTGTCGAGCCGAGGCCTGCCGACCCGTCTCGTGAGCCAGGGGGATGTGTTCGAGACGGAAGCGGCCGTGGTGCTTCAGCGCCTGCTCGATGCTCTCGCCCAACCCGGGGATGAGCGGCGTCTGCGGTTGCTGGCCTGCTCGCCCCTGATGGGATGGCCGCCTGATGATCTGAGCATCGACGGTCGCCTGGACCAGCTCGCCCTGCGGCTGCGTGCATGGGCGGTCCAGATGCCGACGATCGGTCTTCTGGGATGCCTTTCGGACCTTCTGGATGGAGAGCGGATGGCGGAGCTTTCCGATCGCGGCCGGATGCTCGGTGATCTGCAGCAGGCGGCCCGGCTGGTGCAGGAGGTGATGCACCGTCAGGGACTCGACATCGCCAGTGCCGCGACCTGGCTGAGGCGTGAGCGTCTGCACCCTGCTGATCCCGTTCCTGAACCGCGTCAGCCCCATAGCGATCTCGTTGAAAGTGCGATCGCCGTGGTGACCGTGCACCGCAGCAAGGGGCTGGAATATCCGGTGGTGATCTGCCCGACGCTCTGGGAAGGCCCCCGGGTCGGGGGTGGTCCGCTCTGGCGGGACGGCGGGGAGGGTTCCTGGCGGTTGCTGCTCGATTCCCGCTGGGGACGGGGGCTGGACCTGGCGCAGCAGGAGGAGACGGCGGCGATGGCTGAGGCGGAACGCCTGGCCTATGTGGCGCTCACCCGTGCACGCTCCCAGTTGGTGCTCGTCTGGGCCAGGGTCACGCGTCAGGAGGGCTCTCCGCTCGTGAGCTGGCTGTTCGGTGCGGATGCCGTGGGTCAGCCGATCGATCAGTTGACGGATGAGCGCCTCAGTGCGGAACTGGCTGAGCGAGCTCTGGCGATCGAGCTGACCAGCCTGGAACCGCCGGATCCGGCACCCCGTCGCTGGCGCAGCCCTGCGCCAACTGACCGTCTCTGCATCGGTGCGGTTCCGCAGCGAATCGACCGCCGCTGGGGCCGCTCCAGCTACTCCGCCTGGACGGCCACGTCGGAGGATCCGGCCCGTCATGAGCAGGGTCGCGATGCCGATCCTGAGGGTGAGGAGATCCTTGATGAGGTCGACGACCACTGGCCGGAGGATGGCCCGCTCCGTGATTTCCCGCGGGGTGCCTCTGCCGGGGACTGCCTGCATCGCATTCTTGAGCAGGTGTCGTATCAGCCCTCCACACCGGATCCGGAGCTGGTCGAGGCGGAGCTCCGCCGCGCGGGGCTCGACATCAGCTGGGTCCCGGCGGTGCAGCAGGGTCTCCGCCTGGTGGTCGAGACCCCGCTCGGTGGTCCCCTCGGCGATCTGAGCCTCGATCAGCTCGCCCCGGAGCAGCGACACCCCGAACTCGGATTCGACCTGCCGGTTGAGCAGGTGCGCACGGCTGATCTGGTCAAGGCCTTTCAGGCCGAGCCTGAGGCCCGTTTCGGGGAGGACTATCTCGAACGGCTGGCGAGCCTCTCGGTGAACAGCCGCGGGTTTCTGACCGGATCGATCGATTTGGTGTTTGTGGATCCCAACCTGCGCTGGTGGGTCTTGGACTGGAAAAGCAACTGGATCGGCGAACGCTCCGGTGATGGCTCAGACGACCGCTGCGGTCCGCGTCATTACACCGATGCGGCCATGGGCCTGCAGATGATCCATCACCACTACCCGCTGCAGGCTCATCTGTATCTGGTGGCTCTGCATCGCCATCTGCGCTGGCGCCTCCCCGGCTATTTGCCTGAACGTCATCTGGGTGGTTACGTCTACGCCTTCCTGCGCGGGATGCCCGGTTCCCGTCAGCCCGGCTCGCGTGCCGCTCCGGGGCGGATCGTCGAGCCGGCTCCACTGAGGCGGGTGCTGGCTCTCGACCGGTTGCTGCAGGAGGGGGGACGGTGA
- a CDS encoding phycobilisome rod-core linker polypeptide: protein MLAGTDSDSLDPVIEAAYRQVFGNCHVMEQERSSTLEAQLKDGRLCVRDFVRGLAKSEFYRARFYAAVPPTRGVELAFKHVLGRPPLSQSEVSGCIEQQASEGFEAVIDSLVDSPEYTEVFGADTVPYVRAFTSAGGMSMMNFVRIAAMEQSFASSDRSRGSDSILQNNLASGSVLEINVPEAPLYMKTSMSWSGGKPPATYEKLWRGLAIVGGAHLAGMLVNVMAQMFGYNGLDRIPAMFLGL from the coding sequence GTGTTGGCAGGCACGGATTCAGACAGTCTGGATCCGGTGATTGAGGCTGCTTACCGCCAGGTCTTCGGTAACTGCCATGTGATGGAACAGGAGCGATCTTCCACTCTGGAGGCACAGCTGAAGGATGGTCGTCTCTGCGTCCGTGACTTCGTGCGTGGTCTGGCCAAGAGTGAGTTCTACCGCGCTCGTTTTTATGCAGCGGTTCCCCCGACTCGTGGGGTCGAGCTCGCGTTCAAGCATGTCCTCGGTCGTCCGCCGCTCAGTCAGAGCGAAGTCTCCGGCTGCATTGAGCAGCAGGCCAGTGAGGGATTTGAAGCCGTGATCGACAGTCTTGTGGATTCCCCTGAGTACACCGAAGTCTTCGGAGCCGACACTGTTCCCTATGTGCGTGCCTTCACATCAGCCGGTGGCATGTCGATGATGAACTTTGTCAGGATCGCGGCGATGGAACAAAGCTTTGCAAGCAGTGATCGTTCCAGAGGCTCTGACAGTATTCTTCAGAACAATCTGGCATCAGGTTCGGTTCTTGAAATCAACGTCCCGGAGGCTCCTCTGTACATGAAAACTTCAATGTCCTGGTCCGGCGGCAAGCCTCCGGCGACCTATGAAAAGCTGTGGCGTGGTCTCGCTATCGTCGGAGGCGCTCACCTGGCGGGAATGCTGGTGAATGTGATGGCCCAGATGTTCGGTTACAACGGGCTCGATCGGATTCCTGCAATGTTCCTCGGGCTCTGA
- a CDS encoding low molecular weight phosphatase family protein: MAVTDVLFLCTGNYFRSRFSEALLRHLCRGNPELTVRSAGLQVDPASGNVGPMAKEALEALRERGIELDPGIQPMPRQVEERDLEQADLIIAVDAAAHRPMVRSGFPAWENRIRFWGVKDLGEEAAGDPIVQLEQQVKQLHDELSR; this comes from the coding sequence GTGGCCGTGACCGACGTTCTGTTCCTCTGCACCGGCAATTACTTCCGCAGTCGCTTCTCCGAAGCCCTGCTGCGCCATCTCTGCCGGGGCAACCCTGAGCTGACGGTGCGCTCCGCCGGTTTGCAGGTGGATCCCGCCAGCGGGAATGTCGGTCCGATGGCGAAGGAAGCTCTGGAGGCGCTGCGGGAACGGGGGATCGAGCTTGATCCAGGCATTCAGCCGATGCCTCGCCAGGTGGAGGAAAGGGATCTGGAGCAGGCAGATCTGATCATCGCGGTGGATGCCGCTGCTCATCGGCCGATGGTGCGTTCAGGCTTTCCGGCCTGGGAGAACAGGATCCGCTTCTGGGGCGTGAAGGATCTCGGTGAGGAGGCTGCTGGCGACCCGATCGTTCAGCTGGAGCAGCAGGTGAAACAGCTGCACGATGAGCTCTCTCGGTGA
- a CDS encoding exodeoxyribonuclease V subunit gamma, with product MLTLYRSNRAEFLAALLARQLKEECPGPMETVEVMVNTWPTSRWLGEQLAAANGISSLVRFPFPGSRLRQLVRLVLQLPAEEDDPWRAGRLVWVVLDQLPALLREPQAAPLQRWLERREASVETLSRDRWQLARSIADALDDYALYRPDTLTAWRHGDLRAQADWQPLLWRRLAEVLPREPFGLQVREAVQRLREGTVRREDLPRRLRLFGISALAPVQVELIQALSGWVDVEIYLLTPCRDLWQRCGSRRLELGADWLEPPDGTWLEKAPRMEATLGRMGAEFQQLLEGSGETQLGEVRTGDLFADGVSIAAACNRPPTLLEQLQTQLAEAETTDAESQATTLTLSPNDQSLLFQSAPGPWREVQLVRDRILQWLASDPELEPRDVLVMTPQIDRAAPLLASVFNDRGATGVDLPWRLTDRSQQSSPGLSMAMLDLLQLAGGRLTASGLERLLANPAVQRQQGLSAEESALLTATLQRSGFRWGLDADERGGDPTHSLRWCLDRWLLGLVLPDQRGLAPGGVAPFHQDLDPDQLARWWSLLDRLAGWIAQLRRPQPCAGWVEQLQRLLKDLFGNGGAWEREGQSWLAALEEWRRRAETCELDLEASVVFEVLSEALSVDSGRFGHRSGALTVSALEPMRAIPHKVIVLMGLDGRDFPRQSNRPGFHLLEQQRQLGDPRGGDQDRYVLLEALMSARQHLLISWCGRSERTGEELPPAAPVDQWLRSLRSQLSPEQAEGLLLTPPPSPLDRANFQIKAPLSCDRRQLAARLCLDQPRPPAPEGLALPLVWDPPEPPDPPEPTALPVEELLRWMIQPQAAWLRHRRLHPGEGVEPVRDLDDLELDALQRHGLLEESLDLHLLGRDRPDWCRDLEGRGVLPAAAGAALEQQELLDRWAALAAQIEPFGPCRREQRQLAGAAVPLLYAGDTQFVVQVGRPGARGVMRAWLQHLLLCAADDPPMGTGVVGRSSTKAGAELLLLWDPLSVEEALTILSDLQRLAQDGLSQCWPVPPKSGWQMVWQEQRRCGSGEQAFRQTWLDERDSPAMQLCFGVESDPALLLQAPGFENASRQLYEPILRARRT from the coding sequence TTGCTGACGCTCTATCGCAGCAACCGCGCGGAGTTTCTCGCTGCGCTTCTGGCCCGTCAGCTCAAGGAGGAGTGTCCCGGGCCGATGGAAACGGTCGAGGTGATGGTCAACACCTGGCCCACCAGCCGCTGGCTGGGGGAACAGCTCGCTGCCGCCAACGGCATCAGCTCACTGGTGCGTTTCCCCTTCCCGGGCAGCCGGTTGCGCCAGCTGGTGCGTCTGGTGCTGCAGCTGCCTGCGGAGGAAGACGACCCCTGGCGGGCCGGACGACTCGTCTGGGTCGTCTTGGATCAGTTGCCGGCACTGCTCCGGGAGCCTCAGGCGGCTCCTCTGCAGCGCTGGCTGGAGAGACGGGAAGCCTCCGTTGAAACCCTGAGCCGCGACCGCTGGCAGCTGGCCCGCTCGATCGCCGATGCCCTCGATGACTATGCCCTCTATCGACCGGACACCCTCACGGCCTGGCGCCACGGGGATCTCAGGGCGCAGGCGGACTGGCAACCGCTCCTCTGGCGCCGCTTGGCTGAGGTGCTCCCCCGGGAGCCCTTCGGTCTGCAGGTGCGTGAGGCGGTGCAGCGCTTGCGGGAGGGAACGGTGCGCCGGGAGGATCTGCCCCGCCGTCTCCGCCTTTTCGGCATCAGCGCTCTGGCCCCTGTGCAGGTGGAGCTGATCCAGGCACTGTCGGGCTGGGTGGATGTGGAGATCTACCTGCTCACCCCCTGTCGCGATCTCTGGCAACGCTGCGGCAGCAGGCGTCTCGAGCTGGGTGCGGACTGGTTGGAGCCCCCGGACGGAACTTGGCTTGAGAAGGCTCCCCGGATGGAGGCCACCCTGGGCCGTATGGGGGCGGAGTTTCAGCAGTTGCTGGAGGGATCCGGAGAGACCCAGCTCGGGGAGGTGCGCACGGGGGATCTGTTCGCCGATGGCGTCAGCATCGCCGCTGCTTGCAACCGGCCGCCGACACTTCTCGAGCAGCTGCAGACCCAGCTTGCGGAGGCCGAAACGACGGATGCCGAGAGTCAGGCGACCACGCTGACCCTCAGCCCGAACGATCAGTCGCTGCTGTTTCAGTCAGCCCCCGGCCCCTGGCGGGAAGTGCAGCTCGTCCGTGATCGCATCCTGCAATGGCTGGCATCGGATCCGGAACTCGAGCCCAGGGATGTGCTGGTGATGACCCCCCAGATCGACCGGGCCGCACCGCTGCTGGCATCCGTGTTCAATGACCGCGGCGCGACGGGAGTGGACCTCCCCTGGCGCCTCACTGATCGCAGTCAGCAAAGCAGTCCGGGCCTGTCGATGGCCATGCTGGATCTGCTGCAGCTGGCCGGCGGACGTCTGACGGCCAGCGGCCTCGAGCGGCTCCTGGCCAACCCGGCGGTCCAGCGGCAGCAGGGGCTGTCGGCTGAGGAGAGCGCTCTGCTCACAGCCACCTTGCAGCGCAGTGGATTCCGTTGGGGCCTCGATGCCGATGAGCGGGGAGGCGATCCAACCCACAGCCTTCGCTGGTGTCTGGATCGCTGGCTGCTCGGTCTGGTGCTTCCCGATCAGAGAGGTCTGGCGCCCGGAGGTGTTGCACCGTTTCATCAGGATCTGGATCCGGATCAGCTGGCACGCTGGTGGTCCCTGCTGGATCGGCTGGCGGGGTGGATCGCTCAGTTGCGCCGTCCGCAGCCCTGTGCGGGGTGGGTGGAGCAGCTGCAACGTCTGCTCAAGGACCTCTTCGGGAACGGTGGCGCCTGGGAGCGGGAAGGACAGAGCTGGTTGGCGGCTCTGGAGGAGTGGCGCCGACGTGCCGAGACCTGCGAGCTCGACCTGGAGGCATCGGTGGTGTTTGAAGTGTTGTCTGAGGCTCTCTCGGTCGACAGCGGTCGCTTCGGTCATCGCAGCGGCGCCCTCACGGTCAGTGCCCTGGAGCCGATGCGGGCCATTCCCCACAAGGTGATCGTGCTGATGGGTCTGGATGGGCGGGATTTCCCGCGTCAGAGCAACCGACCGGGCTTTCATCTGCTGGAACAGCAGCGCCAGCTCGGCGATCCCCGCGGAGGAGATCAGGATCGCTACGTGCTGCTTGAGGCTCTGATGTCGGCCCGACAGCATCTCCTGATCAGCTGGTGCGGACGCAGCGAGCGCACGGGTGAGGAGCTGCCACCGGCGGCACCCGTTGACCAGTGGTTGCGATCGCTGAGGAGCCAGCTCTCCCCGGAGCAGGCGGAAGGACTGCTGCTGACGCCGCCTCCCAGTCCCCTTGATCGCGCCAATTTTCAGATCAAGGCGCCACTCAGCTGTGATCGCCGTCAGCTCGCGGCACGCCTCTGCCTGGATCAGCCACGCCCTCCCGCTCCGGAGGGACTGGCCTTGCCTCTGGTCTGGGATCCCCCCGAGCCCCCCGATCCGCCCGAGCCGACTGCGTTGCCGGTGGAGGAGCTGCTGCGCTGGATGATTCAGCCGCAGGCGGCCTGGTTGCGGCACCGCCGGCTTCATCCAGGAGAGGGGGTCGAGCCGGTGCGTGATCTGGATGATCTGGAGCTGGACGCCCTGCAGCGTCATGGCCTGCTGGAAGAATCCCTGGATCTGCATCTTCTCGGCAGGGACCGTCCCGATTGGTGTCGCGATCTGGAGGGCCGCGGCGTCCTTCCGGCGGCGGCAGGAGCCGCGCTGGAGCAGCAGGAGCTCCTGGATCGCTGGGCAGCACTGGCTGCTCAGATTGAACCCTTCGGCCCATGCCGTCGTGAACAGCGGCAGCTCGCCGGTGCTGCTGTCCCGCTTCTGTACGCGGGGGACACCCAGTTCGTGGTGCAGGTGGGACGGCCCGGCGCCCGCGGGGTGATGCGGGCATGGCTTCAGCATCTGCTGCTGTGTGCTGCCGATGACCCTCCGATGGGCACTGGAGTGGTGGGTCGAAGCAGCACGAAGGCAGGTGCGGAATTGCTGCTGCTCTGGGATCCTCTGTCGGTGGAGGAGGCTCTGACGATCCTCAGCGACCTGCAGCGTCTGGCGCAGGATGGCTTGTCGCAATGCTGGCCCGTGCCGCCGAAAAGCGGTTGGCAGATGGTCTGGCAGGAGCAGCGGAGGTGCGGCAGTGGTGAACAGGCATTCCGTCAGACCTGGCTGGACGAACGGGATTCACCGGCGATGCAACTCTGCTTCGGTGTTGAGTCGGACCCGGCTCTGCTGCTGCAGGCTCCCGGATTTGAGAACGCATCCCGCCAGCTCTACGAGCCGATTCTCCGCGCCCGCAGGACTTGA
- a CDS encoding metallophosphoesterase: MPAPRQHHWVIGDVHGCDRSLVSLLAVLPSDDHLVFCGDVINRGGGIEAAMDLVWTLVRLGRATWLRGNHEQDLIDALESSGDGSAEALFSQDTVRQLGERRTRSWLDRLQQLPLKYSAEGWSATHAGFNSDGQPDLSIREPFWESYDGRHGRVVIGHTPRPTVERHPSIVLVDTGAVYGGLLSAYCPETDAVVQVQGSGDGCLLPRPDDPHRVPDVLAGDATSC; this comes from the coding sequence TTGCCAGCCCCGCGTCAGCACCACTGGGTCATCGGTGATGTTCACGGCTGCGATCGATCCCTGGTGTCCTTGCTGGCGGTGTTGCCCTCTGACGATCATCTGGTCTTCTGCGGGGATGTGATCAATCGAGGTGGGGGGATCGAAGCCGCGATGGATCTGGTGTGGACCCTGGTGAGGCTGGGGCGTGCCACCTGGCTGCGCGGCAATCATGAACAGGACCTGATCGATGCGCTGGAGTCGAGCGGCGACGGCTCCGCTGAAGCCCTGTTCAGCCAGGACACCGTCCGCCAGCTCGGGGAGCGACGCACCCGCTCCTGGCTCGATCGCCTTCAACAGTTGCCGTTGAAATACAGCGCTGAAGGCTGGAGTGCCACGCATGCCGGTTTCAACAGCGACGGGCAGCCCGATCTGTCGATCCGGGAGCCCTTCTGGGAGTCCTATGACGGCCGCCACGGGCGGGTGGTGATCGGCCACACTCCACGGCCAACGGTGGAGCGCCATCCGAGCATCGTCCTCGTCGACACCGGTGCGGTCTACGGAGGCCTCCTCTCGGCTTATTGCCCGGAGACCGATGCCGTGGTGCAGGTGCAGGGATCCGGAGACGGATGCCTCTTGCCACGGCCTGATGATCCGCATCGCGTTCCGGACGTTCTGGCCGGGGATGCCACCAGTTGCTGA
- a CDS encoding MgPME-cyclase complex family protein produces MSKYHFVAASERFLTEEEPLEEVLRERRRNYAETDKSVDFWLVRQPAFLAAPEFASLTAQLPQPSAAVVSTDSTFITFLKLRLEYVLVGSFEAPSTEIPDALASNA; encoded by the coding sequence ATGAGCAAATACCACTTCGTCGCTGCCAGTGAACGGTTCCTCACCGAGGAGGAGCCCCTTGAGGAGGTGCTCAGGGAACGGCGCCGCAATTACGCCGAGACCGATAAATCCGTCGATTTCTGGCTCGTGCGCCAACCCGCTTTCCTGGCGGCACCCGAGTTCGCCTCGCTCACTGCGCAGCTGCCACAGCCTTCTGCGGCGGTGGTCTCAACGGATTCGACTTTCATCACATTTCTGAAGCTGCGTCTGGAGTACGTGCTGGTGGGCAGCTTCGAGGCCCCCTCCACCGAGATCCCTGACGCTCTGGCCAGCAACGCCTGA